GGACACGCTCCGGTGGTTCACCCAGGCCTGGCAGTAGGTCGTGACCAGGAAGACGTAGGGAAAGACGGTGTGGTCCAGCGGCCGCTCCTTGAACGCCGTCAGCTCGCCGTCGAGTTCTCCGAGTTGGAACTTGTAGTGCGGTGGACTCCCCGGCAACGCCGAGCCTGCGCTGAGGCAGGCACCCGGGGAAGGCTCACTCCGACGCGAGCGGGGGCAGCGGTTCGCGGGCGGCGTGCCAGGCAGGGGGAAGGGCGGCGACTCCCGTTCGGGCGGCGATCACCCCGCCCGCGATGGCGCAGGTGGTGTCGATGTCGCCGCGTCCGGCGACCGTGAACCACAGGCCCTCGTGCAGGTCGTCGAGGTGACTCGCCGCGCACCACAGGGCGTACGGGACGGTGTCGGGCCCGGACATCCGGTAGCCGGAGCCCAGGACCTCCGCAGCGTGCCGGACCGAGGTGCGCTCCGGCATCCGGGCCGCGACCCGCACTCCCGACCGGACGTCGCTGTCGGGGAGGCGTTCGGCGACGGCGTGGAGGAAGTCCGGGCGGGCCGGAGCGGGCTCGCCCCGGCCACGGGTTGCCAGGGCGGCGGCAAGGGTGACGGCCACCGCCGCGGCCACCGCCTCCGGGTGGTGGTGCGAGACCACGCCCTGGCGGGCGGCCTGCTCGGCGGCCGCGTCGAGATCGGCGGCGTGCCAGGCGCCGAGCGGCGCGGCGCGCATCGCTGCGCCGTTACCCCAGGAGCCCTGGCCGCCGAACTGCCCAGCGACCACCTCCCGCCAGGGCTCGCCCGCGCCGATCCGGCGGAGCACGTCATGCATCGAGGCTCCGTAGCCGCGATGCGTGTCGCCGGCGTAGGCGGCCGCGAAGCGCCGGGCGAGGCGGTCCTGGTCGACGGTGCCGCCGCCAACGGCAAGTTCCTGGACAAGGACGACCGCCTGGGCGGTGTCGTCACTCCACCGCCACAGCGGTTCCGCGGGCAGCGTCCGCGCCTCCAGGGCCGCCGGGCCGTCCCGGCGCAGGATGGCGAACCACCGGTCGCCGAATGCGTCCCCGAAGGCGAGTCCGTGCAACGAGTCCAGCACGGCGGCAGGCATGGTGATCATCGTGGCAGTTTCGCAGCGTGGCGGCGCCGCCGCACCCCGGTTTCGGTGCGGGCGTGCTCAGTGGCCTGATCGACGGCGTCCGCGGCTCGGCCTCGCCGGCTGACCCATGCCACCCGGATACATGAACGGCGCGATCATTCTCCCGGGCGGGGCCTCTTGGCTTGGCCACCTCCCCGACAGACCACCCACCACTCATGCTCGATGCCGCCCCGTCTCACGTAGAGCGGCTGGATGACGGGACCGAGGTCAAGCTCGGGGTGTTCCTGTCGAACACCAAGTCGAGGCGCGCCAAGCTCAGCGCCGACAAGCTTCAGGTGCTGGCCGACCTCGGGCTGCAGTGGGCGGTGACCTGGCACCGGGATACCGTCGACCGGACGACGGCCGGCTTCGGGCCGCCGCCCTTCACCGCCACGAGGTGAGCCGGATCAGGAGTCGGTTCACCACTGGCAGTGAACGTGCCTAGCGTGATCCGGGTCTCCGGGACCGAGGACCAGGTCGGCCCCCAGCTTGTGGCACGCGGTCATGAGCGCATGGTGGGCGGCGCCCTTGCCCACATGACGGCCGTTGATCCAGGTCACATCCACTGCACTTCCTTGGTAGTGCTTGGACCCACTGCTGTGACGGCCGCCAACGAACTCGGAGACCTGGAACTTGAAGTGGTACTGCGTGTTGAGCTTGAGGACACCGTTGAGCATCCGCGCGCTCAGGGCGACCCGCGTTCCCCTCTTGTGACCCCACGGACTGGTCTTGGCCAGGCGCCCGTTCGCGGTGTCGACCAGGTTCTGCCGCGGGAGAGAGGCGCGGTCGCTGCCGCCCTCGTGCGCCCCCGCGTAGGTGATTCCCTTGTTGTTCAGAATGGCACGGGCAAGCCGAGCCGACTCACTGGCAAGCTTCAGAGGGGTGTGGTGCTTTGCCTGCGTTCCATGCTGCCCAGGCCCAGGCTGAGCTGCTGCGACCGTCCCGGTGGTGAAGGCAAAGGCGGCGGCCGTCACGGCGACGGCAGCACGAAAACGGTTAAAGCGCACGGATTTTGACTCCTCCTGCGTGGTGGAACTGGCCACAAGAGAAGAACAGAGTGATCGTGCGCTCCTCAAGGATCTGGAAAGCTCTCCACCTGATCGAATGACGTCCTCGTCAACGCACCATGCGCGATTACCCCGGCCAGGGCTCTGTGACGGTTCCCAGGGCCCACGTAGAGCGGCTGGAGGACGGGCCGGAGGTGGAGTTCAGGGTGTCCATGTCGAACGCGACGTCGAGGCGCGGCAAGCTCACCGCCGACAAGCTCCTGCAACTGGCGGGCCTCGGGCTGGAGTGCGCGGCGTACGTGTACCACGCAGCGCCACGCCGTCGGGGCGGGCCAGCGGCCGGAGGAAGGCAAGGCGCAGCAGACGTTCCGTCAGGTCCCGCTACCTGCGCGCGGAGTACACCGGCCGGATCAACCGGACCGGCACCGGGCCTGTGTTCTGCTCCCCGTCCTCCTTCGCGGGCGGGCTCCTGCGGCGGCGCACCGCTGAGCATCGTCAAGGACTACATCGACAACCAGAAGCGCCCAGCCTGACCGCCGCCCCGCAGGCGCAGAGAACTCCGGCGCTTCGCACCTCCGGACCGAGAATCGCATCCCCGCCCGGCCTGAAGGCCGGGATTCCCTGCGAAGATTCAGAGGATGGGGCCACTGCCTCGACAGCAACTCGGCCGGGGACGTCCACGCCAACGGGTGCAACGGTGGGAACAACCAGCTGTGGCAGGTCGTCCAACCCGCGGTGGGAAGTGCCGTCATGGTCCGAAGCACGGCGACCCGCCTCTGCCTCTACCAGACCCCTGGCGGCCTGTACGGGACGACGACGTGTGACCGCAATGCGCGCACTCAGCGGTGGACCATCGGCTGAGCGACCGGTACCTCACCGGGGAACGACGTCATACGTCGACGAGACGGCTCAGGTGGGGAATGAATGCACCTCGACGAGTTGGAACGTCGACGTACGGCCCAGAGCTCCGGCAAGGTCGCGCTGAGCCAGGTCCGACCAACGGCGACACGAGCATCTCCCGCGACCGGCACCGCCCGCCCCCCAAGGAAGCTCCAATGGAGAGGCCGGCCCCGGGGCTGGACGCGAAGGAGGTCCTGGCGGCGGCGCAGCGGTGCGCGTGGGCTTTGACCCACCCGGGCGACTTCCTGGTTCCCGACGCGTCTGAAGAGATCCTGGCCAGGCTGTCAGCGCCGTACGCGAGGACGAGCGGGACGGCCATGTGCAGCGCCTGGAGGTGTTCGTCGACCGACGCCGCGAGGGCCCCCGCGGTGCCCGTGGGCGCCGTGGGCCAGGAGAGCGATCCGATCGCTCTCCACATCGAACCCGAGCACGGGATGCCCGTAGTCGCCCTCCGGATCCATCAGCGACGGCTTGCCCAGCCGCCACCCGATCGCCCGTAGGAAACCGCAGAACACATCGAGTCGCTCCCGGCCCTGAAGCTCCCGCAGATCGACATCGAGGTCGAGCTCTTCGGTCGCGTGGAAACGGAAGATCGCCAGCACCTCGTCCGCCGACGAGACCCACAGCTCAGGGCACTCCGCGTCAGTCGGGCGGGAGAGCACTGCCTCCGCCCGGGGCACGGGCAGTGTCGCATCACCCTCGGAGCACTGGCACTTCCAGCCGCTCTCACCCATCACATGGAGGACCGCCTGCCAGTCCTCCATCGAGTATCAGGAACACGCACGTCCAGCAGTGACTCCATCAGGTCAGGGTCGAAGAAGTACACGACGTCATCCCACAGCAGCTCAGACACCCCGCCATACTGCCCGGCACCCCGCCCCGCCGCAGACCGATTTCCCTTGACGAGCTACAGAGGAGCACCCAGTAGCGGGCGTGGTCGTCCAGGACCCGGTGGAGGTCGCCGACATCGGCCGTGACGATCCCGAATGGCATGCTCCGAGCCTCGCAGACGCCCATGGCCACCAGGCCTCGCTGGTCAGCCCCTGCGGCGGCGGGCGAACAGCACCGCTCCCACGCCGAGCACGGCGAGAGCCCCGGCGCCAACGGCGAGGGGGACGGTGGCGTTCGAGGTGCCGGTCTCGGCCATCTCCCCGTGGGTGTCCGACGGCGCGGCGGGCGGAGCGGACGTGGTGGCGGGCGGCGACGTCGGGGCGGCCGTTGCCGAGTCCGTCGGTGAGGGCGTCGAGGTCGGCTTGGTGGCGCTCGGCGTCGGCTTCGCGGTGGTGGGCTTCGGGGTCGGGCTGGTGGCTGTCCGCTGCTGGATCCGGAAGGTGTCGTTGCCGTAGGCGACGCCCGCGCAGGCGACTTCCTTGCCGGTGTCCGGGAAGCGGTAGACGTCCGCGAAGGTGCCCGTGAAGGCGAATTCGGAGCCCCCGAGCGTCTTCGGGACGTCCTTGACGACGCGCACGCGCAGCTCGTACGTCCTCGTCTCGCCGGGCTTCAACGGAGGCGCGTCGATCCTGCCGGAGCCGTCCAGCGGCTGCCACCCGCCGTCCGCGGTCCGTGCCTCCACCTTCACGAAGTCGCTCATGTCGGCCAGCTCCGGGTCCTCGGTCTGAAGCCAGGGGTAGGCACTCGCCACGACCGCCGGCAGATCCCGCTTGCCGACGTTCGTCACGGAGCCCCTGGCCGGCTGCCAGTCGCCGCCCGCCATCAGCACGGTGGCCCCCACGTCGACCGAGGCTGTCACCTCGTCCTGCTCGTAGCCGCCGTATGCGGTCGACACGTCGGTGCACGCGGGCAGAGACCCAGGGTCCTCTGCCGCCCAGGCTGCGGGCGAGCCGGCGAACAGGGCGACGGAGGCGGCGGCCGCGATCACGGCCGGACGGAACTTCATGGAAGCGGTCCTCACGGTGTGGGTGGGAACATCAGGACGTTGCTTGCCGTACGCCGAGAAGACACCCCACAAGTGCCCAGGGTTGTACGCTCACCCCTCGGCGAGCAGCGGTCTCCAACGGATCGGCGCTGTTTCCAGAAGACAACGCCTCATACAGCCCAGGGCAACCCACCAACCGCTGATCACGAAAGTCGCTCCCCGGCAGGAACTCGTCTCGTCGGCGACGCGACATCAGCGGGGGACGCGTCAACCGAAGTGGAGGTCGCCCTCGATGGCGCCGGTCTGGATGACGGGACCGCGGATGTCGCCTCCACTGATGTCAGGAGTCCACACAACCCCTGATGATCACGCGTTGGCCGTTCTCATACTCACCCGGGCCCCGCGCAAAATCGCGAGGGCCGACCGGATGGAGGCGGCGCGCTCTCGCCCGAGGCGGCTGATCCACCTGTCAATCCCTTTGCGCGACCGAACAGGTCACCCCTAGCGTGCAAGCGCAGAGGAACCGTGCGCCAGGGCAGGGCGCCACACGAATGAGGAGCAACCGCCGTGGGAACCATGGTCTCGGTCAGGGGCTGGGTGCAGTGTGACGACGAACAGCTAGCCCAGATCAAGGAGATCGTGGAAGCAGACGATCCGGAGCGCACCTACAGCGGCGGCTGGGCCTTCCCCGCTCGGCAGTACAACGGCGCCAGGTGGGCCTTCTACGGGGGCTACATCCGCGCGGTGTCCCTCGACTGGTTCGAGGAGAGGTTGCGTCAGATCGCCCAGATCCCGGCTTCCTATCAGGATGACGAGTACGACGAGAGGCCCCAGGGGCTGTTTCTGGTCAGCCACGACGTCGACGGCATGAGGGAGTGGAGGGTCCACAACGGCGGCCTGGTGATCGGCCTCCCGGATGGGGACTACCACTACCTCGACGCCTAGCTACTTGCCCCTGAAGAAGCCCGGAGCTCTCTCTCGGTTGTCCTCTGGGAATAGCTGGTGAGGGTGGAGCCATGGCCGCCACAGTGCAGGCGGGTCGTGGCGGCCGGGGGTGGGGCGGTGTCGCGTGTCGCGGTAGTGCAGGACGCCTGGTGGGAGGTACTGCCGGAGCAGGCACAGCAGTTACCTGCCGAGCTGGGTCGGGTCGATGCGTTCGTGGACGACGAGCGATTCATCGCACCGTGGCGGGCGATGTTCCCGAGCGGCCGGGGCGGCCGTCGGTGCCGGTGGAGACGTTGCTGCGCCTGCTGTATCTCAAGCACCGCTACCAGCTGGGTTACGAGACCCTGTGCCGTGAAGTCGCGGACTCGTTGAGCTGGCGCCGATTATGCCGCATCCCGCTGTCCTCCCCGGAGCCACACCCGACCAGACGAGGAACGCGCCCGCGACGAACAAGCCATCCGGGCTGCCACGGACCGTGTGCTGTCCGGGCAGCTTCGCCGCGGCCAGCGTTGTGATCTCCAGACCCTCGCTCAAGAGGCCGGAGTCCCGCGAACCGGCTTCTCTCCCAGAAAGACCCCAGACGGGTCGGTCCGCCCGGCCCCTAGCAGCACCGCGCCCGGGAGTTCCAGCGCCGCGTCGACGCCCAGCAGCGGGTCGGCACGATTACATACCCGCGCAGCCCAGGTGGAGCGACTCAAACGAAAGAGAACTCGTCCACCCCCCAGCACCCGCGGGGCACGGCCCGGCGCCGTCAGCAGCTGGAGCAGCCGGTCCGGCCCGCGGCCAGCCGCAGCCCTCGGCACAGTCGGACCGCCGGACGACCGCCCAACTCCACCGCGATCGACCGCAGCCACCCCGACGCTCGCGCGGCGATGCCGCTCGGTCAGGCCCGGCACCTGCTCGACGAACGTCTTCCGGGAACACGTCTGCCGGGCGCAGGAGTACCGGCGGACCCGGAGCCGGACCACGACCCGCCGCGAGCCCAACGGCAGCTCGTACAGGCTGCGTTGGTACGAACTGCGCACGCGTCTCGCCTACTTTCGGCAGTCAGGGCACCGGCCCGGCCGACCCGGTGGACACCGCCTCCACCACCCGGGCGCCGGAGGAGTCGCTGACATGCTCTACTCGCACACCGATCCCGGGAAACGGCACATCCTCAACCGTCTTGCTCGACACGGTGGGAAACACACTGCCGAAACGATCCCTCGTTCCCGCTCGTCACCTGGGGATTCACGGAACTGTGGCCAGAGCCCTGAAATCGGTCAGGGCCGCTCGTCGCCTCAGCCGGTCCGGTGCTCAACGGAGTGAGGAGCTTCGACGAGCGCGTGTCTTCGGCCAGGATCACCGGCTTGTGGAGTGTGCGGGTCATGTCGGACGGACAGAGTGCCATCGGGGTCCCCGCAGCAGCCGTCTACGCTCTCGGCATGCAACGCAGCGATGTCACGCGGGACGACGGCACGTGGATGGGCCTGTCCCTGGACGTACAGGATCGCCACCAGCCGGGTCTGTGCGTGTTCACGGCCGGTGCGCACCTGCTGGTCTCCCAGATGTCGCAGCCTGTGCTGCTCGCGGTGGTCGATGAGCAACACGAGGGCGTGGACTTCTGGCGCACCGACGGGTACCGCTCCTTCGTCCCGCCCTTGCGGGCCGATGCGGGCCGCGCCCTGGCGGGCAGCCCGGAACGGTGGGCCCACCGCTTTGCGCAGTACCTCATCGACTCGCCGGGCAGCCCGTTGCACGAGGGCCGGTGGCTGCTCTCGTGCGAGAGCCCGCTCCGGCACTGGCGCCACGCCGACGCCTCGCACGCCGAATACTGGAGCTCGATACTCGTCGACGGCCGTCCAAACGGCTACATCGACTGGTTCCTCCATGCTCATTCATGGGAGGTCCTGCCGCTGCGGCCGATGCCCGATGCCGACGACAGCCGGGTCAAGGCGTACCGCAAGCAAGCCCGTGAAGGAACACTCCCACCCGTCCTGTTGTAGTGGGTCAGCGGCCTGGACTGCCATCTGATTCTGGACGGTCACGCGCGGTTCGCCGCGGCAGTCGCCGAATCCGTCGAGCCTCCGCTGATGCAGCTGCACCGCACGGTCCCGCGCGATGACCTGGCCACGCGCACCGAGAAAGCCGTGGGCTTCTACGAGGACGAACTGGCACGCTTCGCCGAACTCCGCGCCGTCCACGGCCCCGCGGTCCCGGACGGCGCTGCCACCGCCGGCCCACAACTCGTCCGCCTCCTTCACGACCTGTACACCGCGGAACAGCCGACCTGGGCCTGGCCGCTGCCCGGCGGGGAGAAGCAGTGGCGTCGCATTGCGCGCGCGGTGACAGACAGCCAGGACTGGCCCTGTACCTGACTCCTGCCGACCCCTCCCGCCACCATGACATTCGGGTGTACCGCCGCACCGTCAGGGGGCGCGCCGGGATGAGGGCCAACCTTCCCCGGCTCGAACTATCACGCGTACGCAGGCTGCCCTCAGCAGGCGTCCGCGCCCGACTTGGTCCG
This portion of the Streptomyces mirabilis genome encodes:
- a CDS encoding ADP-ribosylglycohydrolase family protein, whose amino-acid sequence is MITMPAAVLDSLHGLAFGDAFGDRWFAILRRDGPAALEARTLPAEPLWRWSDDTAQAVVLVQELAVGGGTVDQDRLARRFAAAYAGDTHRGYGASMHDVLRRIGAGEPWREVVAGQFGGQGSWGNGAAMRAAPLGAWHAADLDAAAEQAARQGVVSHHHPEAVAAAVAVTLAAALATRGRGEPAPARPDFLHAVAERLPDSDVRSGVRVAARMPERTSVRHAAEVLGSGYRMSGPDTVPYALWCAASHLDDLHEGLWFTVAGRGDIDTTCAIAGGVIAARTGVAALPPAWHAAREPLPPLASE
- a CDS encoding RICIN domain-containing protein, with the translated sequence MRRFRGWGHCLDSNSAGDVHANGCNGGNNQLWQVVQPAVGSAVMVRSTATRLCLYQTPGGLYGTTTCDRNARTQRWTIG
- a CDS encoding LPXTG cell wall anchor domain-containing protein, with the translated sequence MKFRPAVIAAAASVALFAGSPAAWAAEDPGSLPACTDVSTAYGGYEQDEVTASVDVGATVLMAGGDWQPARGSVTNVGKRDLPAVVASAYPWLQTEDPELADMSDFVKVEARTADGGWQPLDGSGRIDAPPLKPGETRTYELRVRVVKDVPKTLGGSEFAFTGTFADVYRFPDTGKEVACAGVAYGNDTFRIQQRTATSPTPKPTTAKPTPSATKPTSTPSPTDSATAAPTSPPATTSAPPAAPSDTHGEMAETGTSNATVPLAVGAGALAVLGVGAVLFARRRRG